GCCTCAGTGTCTGCCTATCCATAAGTACCAATCAAGGTTTCGGTGCCTGGTCTAATGACACAATCGGCTACATCTGGCTTACTCTTTAATGAATCTTTAATGAATCATTGCTTTCTGTTTGTAGACTCTATTTTGGATACTTAGTGATATTGGCTGTACAGCAGCAGGGGTCACATTTTACATCAAACTAAGAAAGTGAACTATTTTGCAGTGCTGAGATAGTTTGGTACAGAATAAGTGGAATAAGCGCAAAAACACAGCATATTAATTTTAAGTGGGTCCATATATTGCATActggacataaataaaaaaaagtttacagtaCTGTTGTCCCTAAATACAATCAATTAGATGACGAACTAAACCCTTCAGTGTTTTCCAAAGATATAGTTAATAAATTTATTAATTGAACCCTCATATTGTTAATTTTAGTTTGAGTTTAACAAAGATGCCATCTACAAGCtgatgtgtctgaaaacaatcTAAAAATATCTTTAATCCATCTTTTCCCATAGAAGAAGATTTTATGATTTCAAggtacaaaatgtaaaaaatgacaTTATTCATATTTCTCTTCCTTCCCACCTTCCATCCCTCTTTGAATGTGATTGATCTGAATTGCTTTTTATCTTTGATCCGGGTAGTTGGGCTTCTTCGGACTTACTTGTTGTCGAAGATTACATGCCCGCCATTCCTATAAACTTGCTTAAGTTCATTGTGTAATATGACAAATGCAGAAACACTAAGCCAGTTTGCGCAGCCGTCAAAATGAGGACGCCCTGTTCTCGCCTAAATAGGATCAGCTTTGGGAGGATGCTATCATTTTTGACCCACTTGTAAATGTGCGCTGCTCTACAATTCAATTTCTGATATTATGCTGTTGACAACTGTATAACGCTAAGCTGTTTGTATGCCACCTGGGATGGAAACTTTCAGCAGCTATTATGATGAAGAAGCTTAACCTCCATGTAATCCCTCCCACATACACCCGCTCCAAACACCTTCATGTTTCAGCTCAGTCAACAATCAGTGTGTTCCACACATGCAGCTCTCACGATGTGCAGTGAACGCAGGTTGGATGATCAGTGAGATAGGTTCTTTGGTATCATAAGGAAGGGGAAGTTGTGGGAGAAAAAGTGTGACTATTCAGCAAGAGGTGTCGCATCTGACATAATATTTAGATAGAAATTTACGTAGTTAGCATTTCTTTTCCACACACGTCAAGTTTTCAGTATATATTCTTGGTAGCCCAGTGAGATAACGCCACACACCACACCTACCTTAGCAACATATTCAACTCACATCCTGTAGTTGTGCAAGACGTGAAATTGTGCTGAAGAAATTCTAAAGCAGCTCTCGCAATATAATCTGTTGCTCCAGAACAGACAACTGCGTCCGTTGAGCTCAGTGACCTTGGCTTGGCCTTGACCTCCCAGGTCCTTATGTGTTATCGTCTTTAGGTatgccctcttttttttctttctcttcctccacccTTTAAGCATGTCCATGTACAGAAAAATAGGCAATCTGCATCTTTTCCCACATGCTCATGCATGCACACTATAGCGCACAACATCTAATAACAACCTCAAGTGTCAACCACTACTTGATAATCAATATACTGATTGATCTCTGTTTTTATATCttactcacactcacactgaaTGTACACCCATTTCCTTCGTGGCTTGATGTTGATGCTAACTTGCAGACTGCAGCCTCAGAAGGTTGGTTTCGATTTCCTAAATCTATGTCTAGATTGTCTATCTAATGTCCTCTCACAGCGAAgccataaaatgttttactggACATTCTGCAAGTCCTTCGTGTTTTTACCAGTGCTGATAACAAAACCCACATTCATTCAAATTTATGCTTTTCCCTTTATGCTATGAGCTACTTAATGGTTCacatagtttgtgtttgtttccactgtTAAGAATAAACTTTCAGTCTCCAACATTGAAAAAAGTGGAAGAGTAATTTGCCACGGACAAATATTTGCCATTAAAGAAGCAATCATTTTGTCTTCAATGACGTGTGTTTCTACTTTGATAGAGAAGCCTTAATCCTGTATTTGACTTGACATTATCTCCATGCACTCCATGCAGAAAGCTCATGCAGATAAGATCATGGAGGGGAAATTCAATTTAGTAAGAACCCAGTAGGAAGGAAGTCGCACGTGGTTCTTGTTGATGTAAATGATATTTGTTTCCAACATACATGCAAACTTTAGTATCTGCTTACCCTTCACTTGCAGTCAGGAAGATTTCTTCTCCATCCTGGCACAGCTCCACGGTGGTGAAGCTCGGCTCGTCCACAGCTAGTACAGGTGACAGGAGAGGGGGTGCAGGAGGTGTGGAGCAGCTCCCACAGCATTCCCCCTCTGCAGAGCCCTCACTGAGGTTTTTGGCCTCCAGGGCGAAGCCTGGATGGGGGTGGGGTCCCAAACAATCGGGGATCCCAGGAGTTTAGCAGATAATCCGGAGTGGGCTGGGTGCCTGGTGCCCTGTGACAGTCAAGACCTCACTCCTTGCACTCACTCGTCCGGGTCACTGTTCTTGCTCAAAGCCTACATGTGCTGCCTCGTCTCCCGTATCCAACTTCTTTCCTCATGACTCTCTCAATATCCCTTCCCgtcccctccccacctccctgTCAGGCTTTGGAGAGGAGCGGGATTAGCGTCTCTTTCGATTACGGAGGCTGGACGGGTGACGTCAGCAGGGCTTGACAGTTCCCTCTGATGAGTTGGCACACTGGGTGCACACACATGACACATGGCCGTGCTGTTTATGGACACTAAATCTAGGCAAGAAGAGCACAGCTTCTCACAAGATGCGCGTGTTTACACAATTTATTAGGACAAACGATGTCTGCTGCATATGTTCTGTTTTCTGAACATTTAAGCCGTCCCTCTGCTCAACATGCCTGCTGAAATAATGTTGTGGCAGGAAAATTCTTACTCTGTTCTTCTCCTATTAAGTGTGTGTAATATGCAcccattgttatttatttttattttttttatctctaatCAATAATGTATTTCTGATTGTGGTTGGCGTGGTGTTGGTGTAAGTGTGCTGTTCCTACATGCGTGGTAATGCATGAAGTACTTCTACAAATTGAATGTTGTGCAACGTATCGCTTTGATGTTAAAGTGGGCATATTTTCACTTTAACATCAAAGCGTTACGTTGCACAAAATTCCAGTCTGGAGACTGAAAATGTCATAAAGCAGAATCTGGGGGAAAGAAATGACCACATATTTTCTAACAGTTGTGAAGGTTGTGTAagtgttttgttggttttgcaAACCAGCTGATGTTGTCAGCTGTGAAAAAATCTGTGTGccgtttttctttcattgtaaATCCATGCACTGTTCTGCAGATGAACAATGCCCTTCGAAGTGAACTGGCTTCTTCCCTACCTTGTTCCAAATATAGCCAATTGACTTAACCCACAGAGGGGATTACACACTGCTGTTACCAGTGCTCTCTCTCTTCAGTTATATGGATTCTTGTTGTGTATATACAAGTGTATTATTACAGCTTGCACTGCAGAAAAGTCAATTTAGATGTTTATATTGAATGCACTCTCTTATCCATCATTGGCAGTATCATTGGGGAGGTTCAGATTAATCTGAAGAACCAACAGTAAAGGTTAGGCCACAAGTGTTGTGAAGCTGATGCCCCTGGTCTAAATGTGTCCTAATAGTCTAGCATAACACGTGGAGACCGAAGCAACTGAGACAGCCACACATTCAGGAAGTCTTTGGAAATTTTGTAAAATTTCAAAAATCTCCCTAAGTATTTCTTATCCATAAAGACTGAGGAAGTTTATTTTGGCCTCACAGTTTTGACTAAATTTGGGGATGttattttccaaaaaatgtGCCCCGCATGAGTTGTTACGATTAATGTActatattattttaacaaatctCACTCATGACCCAACAAGTATACAGGAAATAGATTTCAAAAACATTCTtgcctgaaaaaaaatcatcagcagAGCCTGACCCAGAACCAAGAAGTTGAGATCttgaaaaaaatgaggaaattaactcgttatcatgggaaaactgaaaaaaaaatatgtgagcCCATGTCCACTTAGGGCTTCTGTACATATCCATTCACAAAACACACTTCCAATAGTCTTGCCAATAGTCAACAACCCTTATTTATGAGGAATTCTGATGGAAGCAAAAATGTAACTGAAAGATCACATTTCTTTTGAAGAACATGGGGCCTGTAGCTATACTTTAACAATGTGTCAATGGTCATGTGTTTATATTGTGGTTCTGAAAACTCATTTTACAGTCACGCATCAAACCACTCATTCACCCACCAAGCCACAGCAACCCATCATGCTAACAAATTTGACTTTTTACAACTGGCTTAGTTTTAAACtccaattattatttttttattttgccacgCTACAAAAGTTTAATGTTCAAATAAGAATAGCAACCTgtttaaaaatcaaaatgatgattcaaaatgtgctcaaaatccatttttaataatctaacaaacaaacaaacaaaaaaaaatactaggACTGTCTGTATTTATTGCAGACAAGTAACTTTACAGACATTACATTAcagaattcagaaaaaaaatgatgaaatgaaacttGTTCCCCACAGTTACTTTGAAATGAGATCTCAACGTTGTTGTTGTATGTCTATGTCTTATAGACGAACACAAAATccacttaaatattttaagaatGCATAGCATGTCACTCACACCTGACTCTCAGCTAACCAGAATTGTCAGTAATGTTTGTCTGCATGTTTTCCAGCCGACGTTAAAGAATGACAAGACTATTCTGCAAGGTAGTAAAATGTAAAACCTGTTCTGCCAACAGCTCCAAATTTGTAATAGGATTTGAAAATGCTTTTAATCATTTCACTTATACGCATATCAATTATGAATGATTTCAAAGTTAGGAATTATGACAGAAAATGGCATTACGACATCTTTGCAACAGAGTATAAAGGTACAACCTTCAGTGGCTTTTATTTACAATGTGAAGCAGTGGCTAGAGGCGCAGCCTGGGGTctgaagggtcacaggtttgcttcccgccctgtccatggctgtggtgccctgagcaagtaGCTAACCCAGTCTCACTGATCCCCCGGGCGCAGCCCAGCTGAGGCTGTAGTCCACTGCTCCCACTCCGACATACTACTGTGTAAACGAATGGATGGATCAAATGCAGAGAAGGTATTTCAccatgagggatcaataaagaaattattatcattattaatttattgaatgTATAGACAGGTGGCTGTTCCCACGTACCTTATTAACAATCAATAAACAATCATCATCTTTCTGTCGCTATATATTACACAACCAGAAACAGTGTGCTAACTTGCCCTCATTTTTAGTAAGTTCCCGATAAACTATTAATTTAAGCTCTTGTTTGAAgctttattttcagtgtgaaacaaCGATCCGTGATCCAGAAAATTAGCCTCGAAACCCAAATTAAAGGGACATGGAtgaatgctgctgctgtcacaagCATGTTTCATAAGACAAGATAGGATAAGATCCTTTATTGGTCCTGCAGTGAGCGAAATATGCAGCTGTAAATGGGATAAAGCTTTAACACAAAACCTCTGTATGAGCACAAAACTGCTAAGGTATAACAACTAAAAACAAGTACCAGCAAGTAGAAGTAGGTTGAATACTCTgcaagtaagtaagtaaaacaTAATGTACCATTGTAGAAAATGCTCTTTATAATTTAAATTGAGTACGGATTGCACAGTGCAGTTATTACACCGTAAGTGTTCGTTTGGCGTATATTGTAGTATGGTATTAAAATTAGATGAAGGCAGACTTAAGCAGACTTATATTCTCAGAGACAGCCGGTTGTgcaacacagtgtttttttttgtttgtttgtttttttgacatctATTTACAGCTAAAGAATCATTGCATCTAAACTCATTTTATTGTATGATGGACACAATAGACCCAGGTTTTTTTATATCTTCATGACACCAGTCTGCTTTTATCAATTAAGTTGTTTCCCCTGTATTTAGCCTCTGTGTTCCCTTCCCACTTTGTCAGAAATGTTCCAGCTTGTTGTGCTTTGAGCCTTTTCTTGTTCCTGGTGATTGGATTTTTTGGACTttgtctttgcctttttttttttttttttttttttttatcaagtaaAGACTTTTCAGTCCACCACCTGTGTCTGGAGTCATGCGTTTGAGTCCTCTCCAAGCCAGTTCCCGGTTTCATTATGTATGTTTTCAGCCTGTGTCTGCGCCGTGTAATTCCTCTGCAACCATTAGATTGGAcaatgcactgatcaggcacaactGATCGCtgattatgaccactgaaagccacctggaccagaccagacacccgcgccccaaagcaatgacactccttgatggcagcagacatcttCAGGTGTCCTTTTCATTACTTCGAAAGCAAAATCTCCCCTGTAATAAAGTGCTTTCAAGGGGAAAGCCTTGCGGTTGCAAAAGCAGGTTTTATGTGCGAACCAGATGAACGACTTCAGCCTGTTTGTGCTTATCTTTGTCACATTTGCAGCACTGTCCTACAAGACAACTACAGGTAAGAGGCTCTTTGCTCCCCAAGTAGATGTGCTTTCTCATGCCagaagtaacaaaaaaaagtaacaaaaatagGATTTATAAACAGTTTTACAGAGTTTGCTTTACAGTGTTAGCAGTGCATACGCAGGAGGAGGggaataatttcattttaagacAGAACCGAAATGGccttttagatattttttgGAAGAATTGTTATTTTACAGCTTATTAGAATATTATATATCAAACTGCACATAATACACTCACATGCAAccatgtctttttctttttagttattatttttttgcttcttttttttatatacacttTTAAAAGACCTAACTCATAATTTTTGCAAGCATTATTCACATCATAAATTAATTGCTACTATACATTGGcttattttgttgtttactgttttttgttgttgttgtttttaacagagACACAGTACAGTATCAGAAGTTTTAATCATGGCTTCTGTGCCTAGGCGTGGAGACAGCAGTTCCCCATCTGGTAAAAACTAAATGTCATTGTGTTCTAACTTGACATTGTTTGCTAATattgccatttatttttaaacaggaaatgaagcCAGAAACCGGTTACAGTATCTGTATGAATGCAACTCACTCGTGTGTGCTATAACACTCTCGTGGCATGACTgcatatcatttattttcctctataAACACGGGAAAGTTACAACTCAAAAGCTGTGTCAATAATGAATAGTTTTGTATACAATGGCATTTTTACACTTCAAATGCAGGATGCATATATCTGTGACTATTTGAATAACATTACATTATTCATCTCAAATTGTTTGTGCTTTTGATAATTACCAGAATTACAATAAACTCTACTAATCAACCTGTTATGCAATGAAATTGGAAGGTGTTATGATCCCACCCTCTCATTTTCAAGCAGCCCATAACTCATTTTGTCTTGGCACTAAATGAACTTTATCTATCTTTTTTACTATGCATTTATAGACTTTTGTAGCACATTGTGACAAACACTTAACATGTTCCCTTTATTATAATGTCGCAACTCTAGGCATTGTGGCCTTCACAGCCAAGTTAAACATTAGTGACAGCTACCCCTGTCACTCTGGAGTCCTGAAGTTTCGTAACGTGCTGGTCAACGAGGGAGGAGGCTACAGCTCTGAAACAGGCATTTTCACGTGCCCCATAGAAGGCCTCTACCACTTCAACATCCACGTGTCTGTTTATGGCCGCGGACAGTGTGCCATAATCAAGAATGGGGAGAACCTAGTGTCTCTGTATCACACCTCTTTACCTGACAAATGTAGCCAAGTGGCCAGCACTGGAAGTGTGGTCAAGCTGTCAAAAAATGATGAAGTTTCTGTGAATGTCTGGGGCTCTGGGAGGAATGATATCTTTGCAACTGAAGATAATGACACTGTTTTTGTTGGGGTCCGTTTGGGTTGATCATTGGTGTAAATGATAATGAGTCATTAAAAATCATGGCCAATGATTTTAATGCTACATCACGGCAGGACACCCatgtctatttttttcttcctcttttttttttttttttttttcatttcatttcattaaaacaagacCAAAAAACTTGTGCTTTGTGTGGGTAAATGAaaccactttcttttttattttcttattaaataataatatgcatGCCTATCGTACAATCTTTTTGTGGCT
This sequence is a window from Mugil cephalus isolate CIBA_MC_2020 chromosome 9, CIBA_Mcephalus_1.1, whole genome shotgun sequence. Protein-coding genes within it:
- the LOC125014166 gene encoding complement C1q and tumor necrosis factor-related protein 9A-like, which translates into the protein MASVPRRGDSSSPSGIVAFTAKLNISDSYPCHSGVLKFRNVLVNEGGGYSSETGIFTCPIEGLYHFNIHVSVYGRGQCAIIKNGENLVSLYHTSLPDKCSQVASTGSVVKLSKNDEVSVNVWGSGRNDIFATEDNDTVFVGVRLG